From Hemitrygon akajei chromosome 15, sHemAka1.3, whole genome shotgun sequence:
atgaagggtctcggcttgaaacagaaactatttattcctcctgttggatgctgcccgacctgctgagttccttgaggATTTTGGCTCTGTGCGTGTTACAGTAAATTGGTTCAGGAGATTTTGGATTCAACCTCTATTACACGTGCAGGGATATAGGCACTTAATTATTAAATACGGCATATTCAAGACTGAGATTAATACATTTTCGACCCTAAGGAAAGTATCATGGATGAGTATCACCATAACGTTCCTGAATGACAGTGAGTGTGCAGAATATCCTTTCCCAGCTCCAACGTTTGATGTTGCTGTCATTTAAGGGGAGTTGTATTTGTACTTGAAAAGGAAAAATTTGCAAGTCTGTAAGCGGCAAAGAACTGCAGCTGGAACTAATTCTTTAAGAAATCGGCACAGATAGCATGGATCCTGTTGCATCTTGATAATGATAAATGATCAGCTTCATTTGCACGTCCATCAAAGCACACAGTGAACTATATCACTTGTGTCGCATCAAATCAACTCAACAAGGAtcatgctgggcagcccacaagttttgccacactctggcaccaacatagcatgcccacagctcattaaccctaaccgtacatctttggaaacaggAGCAGCCAAGGGGATCCCATGTGattatggggagaacgtgcaaactcctcacagacagtggctggaattgaaccttGAACTTGCAGCTGGCGCTGCAAAGTGATGTGTAAACCGCAGCACTGCCGTGCCGTTTCTGTAATTCTGCTTCAATAACCAATGTTTCCACATTGTAAATGAGATAAAACAGCCAGGAAAAAGTTGCCCTAAAGTCCAGTgaacttttattgtaatttattttctgCAAATTCCCAAAACATATACTCTGTTACCTCTTGAGACTACTAATTAATTTATTCATATGGAACACCTAACGTCAGTACCCTGTAATAGTGTCTAGGCTGAATACAGTTGTTCTGAACTTACTGCTCTTAAAAGAAATGAAGTTTTTCATCTCCATCTTACTGGAAGACAGATGGTACTGGGTTGCCAGGTTGGGGACATGGGTTTAACTTTCTGTCAAATGGGGCTTGATAAAAAAGTTGGCATCTTCTTTGCATGGCTGAAATCAAACTAAAAACCTGGTTTACTAAATCAGAGACCTCACCCtctccagacattctctcttgtCCCACGTCCCATCAGTCATAAGATGCAAAAGCTTGAAAGTATGTCCAACCTGGCTCAAGTACAGCTTCTACCGCCCTACTGAATGATTCCCTAGTAATAATAAGGTGGAGTCTTGATTCGTGGTCtatctcgttatgatcttgcaccctattgtccacctgcactttctctgtagctgttgtactttattctacattctgttcttATTTGACCTTGTATGGTCACGATGCAATTTGAAATGAATTGATCTctttgaacagtatgcaagataatgcttttcactgtaccttggtgcaCGTGACATggcagtatagtggttagcacaacgctttacagtacaggtgacctaggttcaattcccgctactgcctgtaccttctccccttgaccgtgtgggtttcctctgggtgctcgggtttcctcccacagttcaaagatggaccagttggtaggctaattggtcattgtaaattgtcctgggattaggCGAGGATTTTAAACTGGGGGATTGCAAGGCAGCGTGGCTTGAtaggccagaagggcttattctgcatgtatctcaataaataaataaaattaataaaactATTCCAATTTTATTGATATTTAAAATATATGTTATAGAATGAATCAATTATGTGTAAGTTTTAGCTCCAATCTGAGCAGTCTGTATTTTCTTGTTCCAGAGCTTGTAAAACAGCACAAACAGGAGAAAGAGTCATTGACTGAATCCTTTGAGAAAACCAACAAATGCCTTAAGGTAAGCTCGTGTTTCATCTGCCTTATCCACCCCTGTCAACCCTGGCTGTGTCTTGCCACCTTCTCCTGGAGAAGCTGGTTTCTTGGTGGATTATCCTCCAGGAGCGCAGGCTCTTTATCATGGCTCCTGTTATTCCTGTGTCAACTCGGGCAGTGAGCATGGAAAGACCAGGTGTTCACAGAGGAATCGAAGGACAGATTGTGTCCTGAAAGCAGGCAGGTGCACTCATCCAGAGGAATCATGGGTAGTAATTAAGAGTAGAAATTTTGAATTATATTAACTCCCTCAATTCAATACAAAAGTGCGTTCAGAGCAATCGTAAGATCTGGCAGTGGTCAGATAAGATCAGAAAACGGGCTGCCTGTTAATAGGCCTTATCCAGAAATGCCAACTACTTATTAatttccgtagatactgcctgacctcctaagttcctccagcattttttgtgtataTTCTGGATTTCCTGCAGAATCTCCCGTGTAATTGGCTTCTTTCCTGGGCTATGTCATTCGCCACTCCTCTGGATGAGTTTCTCGTGCATAAGTGTGAGGACTGGGGTGTCAGAATCAGATTAGAGTTGGTGCTGGGCTGGGCTGAAGTCGGCACATGTGGAAGTAGATGACCAACGGCTGAAGTCCTCAGTCTGTGAGTCTACCGCGGAAGTCAGAGGCCCAGTGTCCACGGGTCCAGTGTAGGCAgaaggcgtgtgtgtgtgtgtgtgcgccgaAATATGTGGCGACTCTGGCAGGCGGTTCCCAATGCTTCCGtgggttgtgctggttgttagCGCAATCGATGTACTCACTGTGTATTTCGATGGATATGTGTTAAATAAATACATAGGAATCTGAATTTACTTCTGGTTATGCCAACCTAATTTGCTATTGCTATTCTAATAAGGAAAGGATAGAGGAGCTTACAACCCAGGTCAACTCGTTTCAAATGAAGACAAAGAAAATTGAGGATGCGATATCAAGAAGAGGTCTCAACAGAGATGATAGGGTATGTGGATTTATTAATGCTTCAGTCTGTAGTTCTAACTAAAACCAGTGTTACGTTTTGGTGTCACATCTCTCATCTGCACATTTTGGAGTCAAGAGAgttgtatagcacagaaactgacccttcagcccatcctctCTATGCTAGCCATTACACCTATGTACACATATCCCATGTACCCTCATTAGCTCTGTAGCCTTCTATGCCTTGGTTATTTAAGTACTTGTCTAGATGCTTCTGAAATGTCTTTTGAGGGTGTCAGCATCCATCACATcttcaggtagtgcattccactctTCAACCACCCCTTCCTGGAAAGGTTCCACCATCCCAACCCACCTCCCCAGCTCCTTTCCAAATCTCCtccctctcaacttaaacctatgcccACTCCTCCCCCCCATCACCACTCCATGGGATAAATATTTTTACTGAATACCTTTCCTCACCCCCTcattttataaacctttatcaaCCTCCTCCATTCCAGAGAGAACAAGCCCAGTCTGTATATAACTATAATGCTCCAATCGTGTACAAATACGTGGCTGCATATTACCAGCATGATGCACTCGCTTTCTttacagtgatttttttttttggaattgcTCTTCCTACAAACTGAGAATGCAATATTGATATGTACTCGCTTGGAACAAGAAAGTCTACGGAAACATTGTGATTTTGTTTGGAGTACTCAAGGAATAAGTGACGGGCTGATTTAACTTCTGCACAAATACGGAAGTGGACAATTGGGCAAAACACCCAGCACTTCGAGGGGGAATAGGTTCAAAACTAATATTCCAGTGAGCTTACGGAACAGATTATCCAAGCAACTTCATGGTTTGAGTTAGTATCAATCCAACTAATGTTTGATTTTTGATAGAGAATATGAATATGATATCATAAACGTGGCAGGCTCTGGTAGAATAAGGATTTCCTGATTATTTCTTTTTagaacaaaggaggatgagggTTGACTtggcagaggtgtacaagatgatatatttagtagccattttattaggtacacctgctcattaatgcaatatCTAATCAGGCAGTCATGTGGCAGCGTAGactcatgggctgaagggcctatactgtgctgtactatttccATCATCTAATTGAGGGGGATTCATTGCAATGAACCTCCAACATTATTATTGAATCCTGTGACTACCAAAATAGTAGAACATGAATTTGAACCATCTCTCTGTAAATTTTTCCCAGCATTTCCTGTATTCCTATCATTATCATTGCCAGTAAATTCACTGGCATCCATGGAATTCCCTTTGCAAAGAAGCAGAGGTGTGCCGTTGCCTCCAACAGCAAAATAATAACTCTTGGACTGcaggatctcaacctgaaatatcaaccATTCCTttacctccatggatgctgctcgaCCACTCAAGTTTCTTCAgcaatgtgtgtttttttttgcttcagattccattgtctgcagtctcttgtgtctccattctgTGACTGGACTGCCTGGATTTTTCTTACATTAGACAGACAAGCAAGCTGCCAAAAATGCATACAGAATGCCatatcacaagagattctacagattctggaaatccagactaacacatacaaaatactagaGAATCTCAGCAGTTcaagcagcattgatggaaatgaataaacagtcaacttttcgggccaagacccttctacaggactgagaaggaacagggaagatgccagaatcaaAATGTTGGGAAGAGGAGAAAGAGGccagttggaaggtgataggtggagccaggcaagtgggaaaggtcaagggctagagaagatagaatctgatagaagaggacagttgaccataggagaaagggaaggaggagggacccaggcgaaagtaataggcaggtgagaataagtaaaaggtcagagtgaggaatagaggtTAGAATATTAGCAAATGCaacaatattaaacctgaatccgaTGCTGAGTAGTTAAGGATTTTTGTGCTTTTCCAAAGATGCGCGCAAGCAATAAACAAATCTGTTTCACAAAATTTTTCTGAATAGATTAAGAACGGGTAAATGATCAGCTCACACTTTGTGCTTTAAATTTCAGAATTTGCGACCACCAACATTATTCTGGGTTCAGGAACTGGAGAGCTTACACTTTGTGGTGGAGATGAAGAATGAGAAGATTCATCAGCTGGACAAGCAAGTGTTACAAATGAAGAATCTGGTACATTCATCTGTCAATACTGATCAAATTACAATCACAAGCACTGTCTCCTTGATTTTGCTGTGTTTTGTTTTTATTACTAAAACAAAGATTTATCTTTCTTTCCCTTGATTATCCTATTAGGTTGAAGGGAACATTTTACTTGAGGAGAAAGTTAAAACACTTCAGCAAGAAAATGAAGACTTGAAAGTTCGCCTGAAAAACCAACAGGCCCTTGCAAGGTACTAGGACTGCTCATTGTTAGATAATGTATCTGTTGGACTTGGCATATCAGTATTCAAATGGTACAGGAGCAGGGTGGAACATAATGAagcatttaagaccataagacattggagcagaattaggccgttcagcccatcgagtctgctccaccattccatcatggctgatcccggatcccactcaaccccatacacctgacttctcaccatattcttggatgccctaaccaatcagaaaactatcagcttctgccttaagtatatctcttgacttggcctccaccgtggtctgttgcagagcattccacagattcattactctctgactaaaaaattcctccttacctctgttctaaaaggtcacccctcagttttgaggctgtgccctctagttctggatacccccatcataggaaacatcctctccacatccaccttatttagTCCTTTCTAAGGCACTGGTAACTTTGCAATAGCAAAGGTTATGTTTTTAGGTCCTGTAGAAAGCAAGAAATCTATTGAATGATAAAttgttaggagtttgcaaagataaaAAAATTTAGAATGATATTTGAACTGAAATGAGACAAGAATCTAAAATTGCTGAAGATCTTGGGAGTTCTTCCTTTATTAAGAGGCAGAAGTCGCAGCTAATTCAAGAGGTAAGTAAAAAGTTGAGGAGAAATCGAGAGAGCAGATGGCGATGAATTGTTTCCATTGCAGGGAATGTAAAACTGGAAGCCATAAAGCTAAGGTTGTGAATAAATTCAATGAGGAATTTAGGAGCAGCTTGCAGTAGAAAGGTGAATTGTTTTGAATTTAATAACACATGTTATGGTTGAGGCAACCAACAGCTAATGACACCATTGGGGCTTCCTCCAGAGAAGAAGTGGGAAATCCAAAGGAACCATAAACAGGGTATTCCATGCTGTTGCACGTGTGagtcagtgattttttttttaaaaaaaggtgcaATTAACTTCATAATAAttgtctgaatcaggtttattatcactgacgtgtcattaaatttattgttttgtggcagccaaAGACAAtgactacaagttacaataagtaGTGTGATAAAAGAATAGCAAAGAATACATAATTAATTAACAGATGCCTTATTGTACATATTATACTTTAGGAAATTATCCATGGAACATGAGGCCCTGCAGCAGGCTTTGGAGAAAGAAGCTATGATGAAGGAGAGACTTTTTCATGAGAAGGAAGAATTGGTCTGGAAACTGCAAAGTGGAGATGGCTCACGTCCTGGGGAGATTTCATGGGGACAGCTTCACTCAGAGTCCAAAGAAACATCATTAAGGTGACAGTGATCAGTGGACAAGCAGGAACTTTAACACAGAACTAAAAAGAAACCTTTTTATATTGTCTGAAAGAAGCTGGAAGTATCTACCTCAGCAAGCTTGGTCTCCGGTTGTGTCAGTGGATTCAGGAGCTGAGCTAATTATAAGCCATAGATGAATTTTAGGAGAAATGTTGCACTGTATCTTTAAAGGATACATTACTAATGCATTGCCATTCCTCAGGTGAAGAACAGATTTGGAAGAAGGAACAGATGAACTTTATCTAATATGATCCACACTTCCTTGTCAAAAGAAAATGCTGCAGATCTTGCCACTGGAATGACTTATTAAAACCCGGTTGCTGTTATATTTTCACACAGTTTCAGATACCTGGAAAAGGTGTTGGTTTTGTCAAAATGGCAACAGTTTGTGCTACTTAGTGAGATTTGTCTTCCTTGATGCAAGTGGTCACACAAAACCAACCTGGGTTTATTTTAGTTTGTTGTTCAGAACAGTTTGTCTTTGCGATCAACAGCAAGTGTATAGATCATGACATTTGTTTTATAATTCATGCAGCTTTATTCAATAAGGACCTTCAAAGCAGTCAAAATGGTGGATGGAAATTGCATATTCATCTGCTGTGGAGAAAATTATATCCATAAGTGAAATTCTTGAATATTACACAGTGAAAACTGGGATACAAATTAATGTTTAATCACTAGACTTTATTTGTAAGGAAAACACAATTTAAATAATAGGCCAAATCTTGATGTATCACAATCATTATTTATAAGAATATGAGAAATGGATATAGCTGTAAGGGAATCAAACCCTGCTGCTCGTctgtcattcagtatgatcatagaTGATTCTTTACCTCAGTAGTAAAGCCtgaggtttatttatttacttattcaaTGTTCAGGATCCATGATTCACTCCAAGCTCAGTATCTGTTACCCACCTGTTTCTGTCCTAGATCTTCTGATATGTTGGCAGAGCTGTAGTGATGGTGTAAGAACAGTAATATATTTCACATGTGCACACTGCCCTTGTTAGTGGTAGAGAAGGTGGATTTAGTAGAGAATTTGAAAGACACCCTACACTCTTTACCTCTCCCCGAAGCAGGACACCATTGTTCTCGCCAGAATTTGCTACCCAcaccttccacctatcacctccaagccTCTGTCACTATTGCTGCTCTTCCCTCCTCCATCCGCCTAGcacttgccagctcttgctccactccTCCCCCTCACACTCTTTATGCTGCTTATCTCCCCTTCACTCTTTCAGTCCACATTAACTATCTATTTCCCCATCACAGATGATGCTTGTCTCCATTAATCCTGCATTTACTCTTGTCATATAAAAAAAATACTTGTTTCAATCTCTTGTCTTGCTAAACTCTGGAGAACAGAGATCCAGTCTGCCTGATCGTTCCTCAGTAGATAGTCCCTACATTGCAGGAATCAATCTGATAAACTTTTCTTGCTTA
This genomic window contains:
- the ccdc69 gene encoding coiled-coil domain-containing protein 69, translated to MGSGHSKLCCCKSRKKKEAQSKQHKEVSQELTVLRGDGALPGAACSPLQGAETVAVELHEKEVERIREEHEKELAQLREDLGSTHNTEKQQLQYLHAEAIEKLKKEQQKKEGELLDSRIVELKASHSKYIESLREECEIALAELVKQHKQEKESLTESFEKTNKCLKERIEELTTQVNSFQMKTKKIEDAISRRGLNRDDRNLRPPTLFWVQELESLHFVVEMKNEKIHQLDKQVLQMKNLVEGNILLEEKVKTLQQENEDLKVRLKNQQALARKLSMEHEALQQALEKEAMMKERLFHEKEELVWKLQSGDGSRPGEISWGQLHSESKETSLR